In Mercurialis annua linkage group LG5, ddMerAnnu1.2, whole genome shotgun sequence, a single genomic region encodes these proteins:
- the LOC126682417 gene encoding photosystem II stability/assembly factor HCF136, chloroplastic, which yields MASSTSAFTTNIHCLNTTTKPHSRLLPRASLNNSNTSHSLNRRQLTVTLPLLSPLMFRHNQPAFAEETLSDWERVYLSIDPGVVLLDIAFVPEDTNHGFLLGTRQTLLETKDGGNTWFSRSISSAEDEDFNYRFNSISFHGKEGWIVGKPSILLYTNDAGDTWQRIPLSAELPGDIVFIKGTGEKSAEMVTDEGAIYITSNGGYNWKAAVQETVSATLNRTVSSGISGASYYTGTFNAVNRSPDGNYVAVSSRGNFYLTWQPGQPYWQPHNRAVARRIQNMGWRADGGLWLLVRGGGLYLSKGTGITEEFEEISLQSRGFGILDVGYRSKDEAWAAGGSGILLRTTNGGKTWIRDKAADNIAANLYSVKFINDTKGFVLGNDGVLLRYLG from the exons ATGGCCTCTTCAACCTCTGCATTCACAACCAACATTCATTGTCTCAACACCACTACCAAACCCCACTCTCGGCTACTACCCAGAGCTTCCCTCAACAACAGCAACACTAGCCATAGCTTGAATCGCAGGCAACTCACTGTTACACTGCCTTTACTATCCCCACTCATGTTCCGACACAACCAGCCTGCATTTGCCGAGGAAACTCTGTCTGACTGGGAGAGAGTTTACCTCTCCATAGACCCTGGAGTTGTGCTTCTTGATATTGCATTTGTCCCTGAGGACACCAACCATGGTTTCTTGTTGGGTACCAGGCAAACGCTGCTGGAGACAAAAGATGGTGGGAACACTTGGTTTTCGCGGTCGATTTCGTCTGCTGAGGATGAGGATTTTAACTACAGATTCAATTCTATTAGCTTTCATGGGAAAGAAGGTTGGATTGTTGGGAAACCTTCCATTTTGTTGTATACTAATGATGCTGGTGATACTTGGCAGAGAATTCCTCTCAGTGCTGAACTCCCTGGAGATATT GTATTTATAAAAGGAACTGGAGAAAAAAGTGCTGAGATGGTGACTGATGAAGGTGCAATTTATATCACATCAAATGGGGGATACAATTGGAAGGCTGCTGTCCAAGAGACTGTTTCAgcaactttaaatag AACAGTATCTAGTGGTATTAGTGGTGCAAGTTACTACACCGGGACTTTTAATGCCGTGAATCGGTCCCCGGATGGAAACTATGTTGCTGTCTCAAGCCGTGGTAACTTCTATTTGACATGGCAACCTGGCCAG CCGTACTGGCAGCCACATAACAGAGCAGTGGCAAGACGAATTCAGAACATGGGATGGAGAGCTGATGGTGGTTTGTGGCTTCTTGTCCGAGGAGGGGGGCTTTATCTCAGTAAAGGGACCGGA ATAACTGAAGAATTTGAAGAAATTTCACTGCAAAGTCGGGGTTTCGGAATTCTAGATGTTGGTTACCGTTCAAAG GATGAGGCTTGGGCCGCAGGGGGTAGCGGGATTCTGTTGAGAACTACCAACGGTGGAAAAACATGGATTCGCGATAAAGCTGCTGACAATATTGCAGCCAATCTTTACTCAGTGAA GTTTATTAATGATACTAAGGGATTTGTGCTTGGAAATGACGGAGTCTTGCTTCGATATCTTGGGTAG